A stretch of Solenopsis invicta isolate M01_SB chromosome 9, UNIL_Sinv_3.0, whole genome shotgun sequence DNA encodes these proteins:
- the LOC105207406 gene encoding enhancer of split mgamma protein, with protein MSSFPPAMMSYDYPHPVSRTYQYKKITKPLLERKRRARINRCLDELKDLMVDALETEGENISKLEKADILELTVRHLQKLQASRPSGLSAAIASGDEISAESRWQSGFGHCAAEACRFLSSLPGEAAERLARHLAAGLQTGRQTNSPPKANLLSPTLVNLDRIANVVAPCPVGTSSEIDSAIHSTNASSIRSTHHADKIVGGIHDAGASTTTTATTTTTVSSTPRCRASMSLVNGDEKLSVNCSAKPKSLRDRRPPTMATTTTKNKTNDPHDADDDEEIDVERVDDHDPMWRPW; from the exons ATGTCTTCTTTCCCGCCTGCAATGATGTCGTACGATTATCCTCATCCGGTCTCGAGAACGTACCAGTACAAGAAG ATAACAAAGCCGCTTTTGGAAAGGAAGAGGCGTGCGCGGATAAACCGTTGCCTCGACGAACTCAAGGACCTCATGGTGGACGCACTGGAG ACCGAGGGCGAGAACATTAGTAAGCTGGAGAAGGCGGACATCCTCGAGCTGACGGTGCGTCATCTGCAGAAACTGCAGGCCTCGCGGCCCTCCGGATTATCGGCAGCGATCGCGAGCGGCGACGAAATTTCCGCGGAGAGCCGCTGGCAATCCGGCTTCGGGCACTGCGCGGCGGAAGCCTGCAGATTTCTCTCATCGCTTCCAGGTGAAGCCGCGGAGAGGCTGGCGAGACACCTCGCAGCTGGTCTCCAAACGGGCCGGCAAACAAATTCACCG CCGAAAGCCAACCTGTTATCGCCTACCCTGGTCAATCTGGATCGCATCGCCAACGTCGTGGCACCTTGTCCCGTCGGCACCTCCAGCGAAATTGACTCCGCGATACACTCCACGAACGCATCGTCGATAAGATCCACGCATCACGCCGATAAAATTGTCGGCGGAATCCACGACGCGGGtgcgtcgacgacgacgacggcaacgacaacgacgaccgTTTCCTCCACACCTCGATGCCGGGCCTCGATGTCGCTCGTCAACGGCGATGAGAAATTATCAGTAAATTGCAGTGCCAAGCCGAAGAGTCTGAGGGACCGGAGACCGCCGACGATGGCAACGACAACGACGAAGAATAAAACGAACGACCCGCATGACGCCGATGACGATGAAGAAATTGACGTTGAGCGCGTGGATGATCACGACCCAATGTGGCGACCATGGTAA